A genome region from Neoarius graeffei isolate fNeoGra1 chromosome 21, fNeoGra1.pri, whole genome shotgun sequence includes the following:
- the creld2 gene encoding cysteine-rich with EGF-like domain protein 2, whose protein sequence is MPLSHMASLLFFCLIFVLSFGYGNAKDLGSLCTTCKQITDNFNKGFEKTAKKNFGGGNTAWEERKLSKYETSEIRLVEILEGLCESSSFECNHMVEEYEEHFETWWFKRKTNHPDLHKWFCIETIKVCCPKGTFGPDCNSCVGGSDRPCHGNGQCDGDGTRGGSGKCTCDHGYEGEFCLDCAERYFNEERNDTFSLCKECHSSCTSCTGATNKDCKDCRDGWEQDEEEACIDIDECSKDPPPCKDKEYCLNTDGSYSCNVCDSRCSGCKGPGPGNCLACAEGYKDEEGTCTDVDECELPDAVCTEEHQECVNTNGSYKCQCAGGFEEHDGVCVEQAQPGDSQEGPVEDTVDTQTLTEHQDL, encoded by the exons ATGCCACTGTCTCACATGGCCAGTCTGctctttttttgtcttatttttgTTTTATCCTTTGGATATGGTAACGCAAAGGATTTGGGATCCCTGTGTACCACATGTAAACAAATAACTGATAATTTCAACAAG GGGTTTGAAAAAACAGCCAAGAAAAATTTTGGTGGTGGAAATACAGCATGGGAAGAAAGAAAACTGTCAAAGTATGAGACCAG TGAGATTCGGTTGGTGGAGATTCTGGAGGGCTTGTGTGAGAGCAGTAGTTTCGAGTGTAACCACATGGTAGAAGAATATGAGGAGCACTTTGAGACATGGTGGTTCAAGAG GAAAAcaaaccacccggatctacataaATGGTTTTGTATTGAAACAATCAAAGTGTGCTGCCCTAAAGGAACATTTGGACCAGATTGTAACT CTTGTGTCGGAGGATCTGACAGACCTTGCCATGGAAACGGTCAATGTGACGGTGACGGGACGAGAGGAGGAAGCGGTAAATGCACGTGTGACCATGGATATGAAGGGGAGTTTTGCCTGGACTGTGCTGAGAGATATTTTAATGAGGAGAGGAACGACACCTTCTCCTTATGTAAAG AGTGTCACTCATCTTGCACGAGCTGCACTGGAGCCACTAATAAGGACTGCAAGGATTGCAGAGACGGCTGGGAACAAGATGAGGAGGAAGCCTGCATTG ACATTGACGAGTGCTCCAAAGACCCTCCTCCATGCAAAGACAAGGAATACTGCCTTAACACGGATGGCTCATATTCCTGCAACG TGTGTGACAGCAGATGTTCAGGCTGTAAAGGGCCAGGACCTGGGAACTGCCTGGCCTGTGCTGAAGGCTACAAGGACGAAGAGGGCACCTGTACAG ACGTGGACGAGTGCGAGCTGCCTGACGCAGTGTGTACAGAGGAACACCAGGAGTGTGTCAACACTAATGGCAGCTATAAGTGTCAGTGTGCAGGAGGATTTGAAGAGcatgatggagtgtgtgttgagcaaGCACAACCAG GGGACAGTCAGGAAGGACCTGTTGAGGATACTGTGGACACACAAACTTTAACAGAACACCAAGACCTGTGA